The Melanotaenia boesemani isolate fMelBoe1 chromosome 17, fMelBoe1.pri, whole genome shotgun sequence genome segment CTCCAAAACGTAAGTGTCAAATTTTCACTTCTTCGGGCATTGCTGCCAGGTGGGGAAAGAACAATCTCAAAAAGAGTCATCAAGCTCTGTACAGTCAGCTGGCTGTGTCCGGAAATGAAGATGGGCCGAAGGACATCTGGATGGTCCCTCATTGCCTCTGCCACCTTGAGGCAGTCCAATCCCTCAATTAGCCTGTAAAAAagatttcaaataaaattttaattgcgAATAAAAACTACTTGCATTAATTTACTGCCAAAACTTCAAATTAAAGCCGAGAATTATTTTTGTCCAGCGATGTCTCTTGTTCTGGTTATCGTCTTATCTTTAAGATTGACACAGGCGCCTCTCTAATCACCAAGAAAAAACATGCTAGTTAAATAAAAGTCTCAGTCAAATTTCCCAGGGGtcaatgtgtgtatgtatatgtaataACCACATTAGTAACCAATAATGCTTGTATGGCACATTACCCCATTTTCTATACACAGTATTGTGTCGCATGTACTACACATTAAATCATAAACTTACATTAACAAAACAGtccaatagttttatttatttattttttataaacacagTGGACCCCTCTTGACATAGCTATATTCAGTTCATGGGATGTAACTTACTGGTCTAATGCAGCTTTAGTGCGCCCCTCAACATGCGACTTTGCCGCTTCCTCAATGAGAGCCTGCCTGCTCTCCATGTCTGTAAGAGACCTTGCACAGCCCAGGGCATGCAGAGCCGCTGAGCCTTCTTCAACGGCACGCTGGGCTTCCTGCAagttttctgcagctttaatCTGCATCAATGAGAACAATGATATCAAACATATGTTGGACAacctaaataaaaagataaatccTGGTACTTGTGCTACCCACTTTATCCAGGTGCTGGCGCAGTTCCCAGTCACCAACCTCCTCAACTGATACTGGGCCTGTTTGTTGCCGACACAACAAAGCATACAGCCTTGACGACAAAAAAGAGGGCCGTACTCCTCCTTGGAGAAGGGCCAGGGATAGCATTTGACCAATGACTTTATAGTCCCCGAACTCCAGACCTGCAACATATGTAAAAAGTAAGTCTCCAGCTAGAATTGCTGacagaagaaattaaatagtttctacATTTCTATGTGTCATGATTggactttatatttaaacactATGTATTACTTAGTACCTCGGGGTACTAGGGAAAGATTTTTGCTGCTCTCTGGCCCCTCAAAGTAGCGGCTATCTCTTAGCGCTGCTATGAGAAGTCGCAAGTATTCCCGGCTGGGACCACCATCGTCCACGGCACCCTCACTCTGTCCCTCGTCATCAACAAATGTGATCATCAAGCGATGACAGGGATTGAAGTGAGTTCGTCTAAATGCTCTGAAAGATCCTTCAAGCAGGAACTCTCGGCACACATTCAGACAATTGTGGATGGGGGATGAAGTTCTCAGAAGACCTTTTTCAAGATCTCCAAGGACAGTTTTTAAATCTGGAGACTtgtaaaaatacaacatttgcATTTTTGGGTGTGGTGATTATACAATACAACATGGTTTATCTTGGCAGaggccttttttaaaaaaaaaaaaaaaaaaaaaaaaaatccatatatgcatacatacacatgtgcattcacacacatacataacatacattacatacatacagctttgaatttgataagaaattaaacaatgttacaccagtgacgtgcggtcaggagaggcagtgtaaataaacaatattttacacTGATCTGTGAAGAGCTGTGCCCATGTTATGCAGGACTCCCTTAGAGACAAGGGCAGGTTTACCATTCTTTATTTAACAATCTGAAACACAATGTAAAGGTCTTACGTCGACAGGACTGaaggagggacaggaaccagaaaCGGCGGAGGGGTGAGTCCATGCAGAGCGCAGGATTAAGGTCCaacagggagtgactgtggtgctggtgtatataaggactggtgagtaaatgggagacaggtgtgacaggttgggttgattggagagctgggatcagggacaggtgtggaggatcaggggagcGCTGacggaggagtggcaggacagactgcgACACCTCTCGTCTGACTGCCCGATCCTACataaactgggttgcatgacccgtgcccgtttctgttcctcagtatatcgccaatatgaactttacagaaatatttgttatacaccaagACTCACTACAGTCTGTGTAACGTCTTTGATGTATGTgctaaaaaaattatttctgctgattgtacaataaagtgcagataAGAGTCCGTAGGTGAGGCAGGcggtactctgcctcacctcaagggggcatagttgcatgctgttggatgaattgtgaaataagatgctcttttcagctCTTAGAATAGTTAATCggactccagaggagtcagtgcctcaccagccatgaacctcaccgcacgtcactgttagatatatatatatattttacaaaaatagaaatgtgcATAACGCTCACTCGCTTGTCCCTTCATTTTCTGTGTTCTCGTCCAGTTCAGCCACCTCCACCATCACCTGCTCCTGGGTGTGCCTCTGAGCACTATGGGGTACCAAATAATAATAGTAACTTTAAAGATGAAgataataacatttaaaataaagctgtCAGACATCATTCTCAGAGAATTTATATTTCTGTGTTAGATAACCTACTTTAGAACAACATCAGGTGTCCTGACAACTCCAACCTCAAGTACAGGGTTCTGCTCTTGGACCTCACACTGAGTACTAGCAAGCACAAAGTAATAAACAATATTGAAATCCatcaaaataagaaatataCAGTGATAGAAGAAGTCGTGGCTTTTTAGTTTGAACAACTTACTTTATcacacctgctgctgctccaaccTCGTCCTCTATAACAATTATTGATTGTCTGCCAAGAATATAGATTTCCTATAAGTGTTTTGCCTATGTGTTTGTTACAAAAATGTACACAACACTTACTGTTGCACAGGTGCCACTTGGTCCTGAGaaggcaaaaataaaatggcatcaaagaattcaaactttatttgtttgacCTGAACAGTACTGGCTTTTGTAATGTTTGAATAAATTAACTGACCTCTAAAGACTGCTGTATAGCCACAGCCAGGTCATCATCCATGTAGTCTCTGAAAAAAGTgggtaattaaaaaaataaaaatagtttcacaaatgtttgttttcctaaGATAATGATCTGAACTGGGACATACTCATCATTCCTTGATTCTTCTTTTCCTGTGCTGTACAAAggcaaaacaaagaataaaatgattcagtttcagttaaatttagtttttcataAGAGCAATGTGTCATTAGCGGATAAATACTCTGGCCAGTTATATCTtcaaatatataatatagtGCTATATATTTTTGCAAAACTAATGGTCTTTATTACCACTCCAGGATATGGTCAGCCAAGTCACAAAGTGGCATTAAGGACTGGCAGCTAAGACACGTCTCCATCACTTTTGGCACCTAAGCACATtgtaccaaaaaataaaataaaaataagttaaatatcCATACAatctaaaagcacacacacacacacctctattGAAAAATTTTGAAACCTGCCTCTTCAACTGACGGATGACTGAGCGTAAGGCTGCGTTGAAGGGGGATGATGTACAAGGGAGCCCTTGTAGAAGCTGAGCGTACAAAGCTCACGCTGTATCCCTCTGGTGGTATTGGCATTTGCTCCAAAACCTTTCCTCTGCTGCCACGGGCCAGGACAAACCCACCGCCATCCCTAAGAGCCGGGAACGCAGAGAAGAGATGCTCGCTAAAGTATAAGTGGTCTCCTTCATTGTGTGGGAACCACACAGTTTTTCGTCCTAATCCACAAGAGGAAAAGTAGCGAGCCTCCTCTACTGTGGGCATACAAGTCCATTGAGGATCAGGTAAACAAATGAAAGTATGGGACCAAGGGGTCTCCCGCTTCCTCTTTCTAACCCCAGTGCCTACTCCTCTTTGATGATGCCGAAAAAGCCTTGACAACTGTACCTGAACATTGTCAGGCTGGGGCTGATAAACAGTGTTGCGAGGGGCAACAGCTTGGTAGTGGCAAGTTTGAGCAGGAGGGATGTGGCAAGGTGGAGCAGGTGGGATATGGCTCAGAGTAGCAGGCAGGGTATGGCTAGATGGAGCAGGCAGCTGCCGTGACCCAGACAGCATTCGAGGGGCATCGGTTTGAAACGCTGGGGTGGGATGCTGGATAACAGCAGGCAGAAGATTCACTGCACTCCTTGTAGGTTCCAGCCTGGACTGTGGTGGAGCAGATGGAAACTGCCCTATCCTGTTCAGCAGCAGAGCCGTAGTGTGCTGCATTTGCTGCAGCAATTCTCGCATTTCTTCTGGACTGTTAAGAGGGCAGATGTTGTTAAAGTAAATGGCACAGTAAAACTTTAAAGTCTGGGAACAATTTGTAAAAAGTATATAGGTTACTCACACTTGTCTTTGGCTTCCTCGATCCATATTGACAATCTgtcaaaaacagtaaaatctgGATtagcttgtgctttaaatccttccaactattgacttaagcttcatatatataCACTTCTTCAGCAACTATGTTTCAGACCttttcagcaatcttaagcacatttttgttaaactttTCAGCCTTTCAACACCTTTTAGCTCCAGTTtgagttttaaatatttaaacaattcaCTTCCgcttaataaatacttgttCAAAAGGcacatttcagctatctttcactatcttCAACCATCTTTCAGCATTTCAGTCCAATAATTCAGCATGAaagcattcacacttgctgttatgctaataacagctttttctagtttatATCTGAGTTGCAACCAAAATGGCGTGGGGGGAGTGGGGTGCCTAGTTAGGTCACGTCTGACAGAGACTCATATTGAACTTGGTTGAAATTAATATAGCCATTGTCACAACACTTAATCAGGTCACGAGTCCTGTTAATGTTAAGTAAAGAtatattaataatttctttagaaaataaaatgttttctaattAAGAACCAAGTACACTTAAGCCCCTCGCATAATTTTAGTAAAtccaataaaaatgattatcaCATCACAACccgaaaaaaaaatatattttcatactTTCACCCTATAAAATGTTAACAAGACTTACCTTTCAGGACAATTTCCCGCACAAAATGATTTTGCGGGAAGTTTTTCCGCTTCTCCTGGGTTGACTTCGCGGGCTCAGTGGCACTACAGTGATTTGTTAGATAAAAAACTAGTTTCTTATCATTGGTCAGGGTGCAAGAACCAACCGGAGGTCAGCATAGGGCTTACCCACAAATAATACAAGAGACGGCCACTGCCATTGGCTACGTGCACAATATAGCGTCAGCTAACTTCCGGCCACAAATTGCGATTGAAAAAACGTCCTGTTGAAACTAACATTCGCGGCGTATTGTTTTGTTAGCGAGCGGTGGAAATTGCCTGTGGAAATTGCCTGTTAAGTGTCTAGAGGGGAGAGTGGGTCAGGGGATCGGCACTACACTGTTGTGTACTTGGATGTGTTCTTCACGGCATATTTCTAAAGTTAGCTTTCACAGATTTCCTTTTGGAGCCAACCCCTTGCGGTGATAGGTGAATTGCAATTTTTCGCACTACCGCATCAGCTTCACTTTTACCCGAAAGAGGCTGCCGCTTGATAAAGACACGGCGGTGAAAATGGAGACGTGGTAAGTGTAATCTTCATTCATTTGTCTGTACTATTGACTGACAGGCGTATTGAGGGATTGGACTGCCCAAATGTGTTTCTCTATACTTTAGACCATAGACATATACGAACAGACGTATATACGTGTCTGTGCTCAAGACCATGGGCCTCTGTCAttaaactgtgcgtagcaaagcaaattaTCTGCggagcaaaaaggaaatgcggcGCACTTCAATTTTTCGATTTTTAAAAGCGTTTCTGCTTATAAATGAGAATCAACTCTAATGCGGGCGCACGTGAGATAACACAATGTGTTGTCAAAAAAATCGATTCTGAGATACTAAtcgatttttaaaatgtaat includes the following:
- the LOC121628048 gene encoding uncharacterized protein LOC121628048, with translation MITFVDDEGQSEGAVDDGGPSREYLRLLIAALRDSRYFEGPESSKNLSLVPRGLEFGDYKVIGQMLSLALLQGGVRPSFLSSRLYALLCRQQTGPVSVEEVGDWELRQHLDKIKAAENLQEAQRAVEEGSAALHALGCARSLTDMESRQALIEEAAKSHVEGRTKAALDQLIEGLDCLKVAEAMRDHPDVLRPIFISGHSQLTVQSLMTLFEIVLSPPGSNARRSENLTLTFWRDWLIDVGGKLCTMTVIYILSTKWTKSLQWASPRGLKSSFSMPLMKVVLDGAILKPTRAVLF
- the LOC121656858 gene encoding uncharacterized protein LOC121656858; protein product: MPTVEEARYFSSCGLGRKTVWFPHNEGDHLYFSEHLFSAFPALRDGGGFVLARGSRGKVLEQMPIPPEGYSVSFVRSASTRAPLYIIPLQRSLTLSHPSVEEVPKVMETCLSCQSLMPLCDLADHILECTGKEESRNDEDYMDDDLAVAIQQSLEDQVAPVQQQSIIVIEDEVGAAAGVINAQRHTQEQVMVEVAELDENTENEGTSE